In Kaistella faecalis, a genomic segment contains:
- a CDS encoding polyprenol monophosphomannose synthase translates to MKKLVIIPTYNEKENIENIISAVFGLKEDFHVLIVDDSSPDGTAEIVKNLQKFHPHALHLSVRKTKDGLGKAYIHGFKWALQNNYDYIFEMDADFSHNPKDLNRLYKACLKNDMSIGSRYSKGVNVVNWPMGRVLLSYFASKYVRFILGIPVHDTTAGFVCFSRKVLEEIGLDDIKLKGYGFQIEMKFRAFKKGFRIVEVPIIFTNRELGESKMNGGIIHEAVFGVLNLKWKSIIGKL, encoded by the coding sequence ATGAAGAAACTCGTCATTATCCCGACTTACAACGAAAAAGAGAATATAGAAAATATCATTTCCGCAGTCTTCGGGCTGAAGGAGGATTTTCATGTTCTTATTGTGGATGATTCTTCACCCGACGGTACAGCCGAAATCGTAAAGAATCTTCAGAAATTTCACCCTCATGCACTTCATTTAAGTGTCCGGAAGACAAAAGACGGACTGGGAAAAGCTTACATCCATGGTTTTAAGTGGGCGCTTCAGAATAATTACGACTACATTTTTGAAATGGATGCTGATTTCTCGCACAACCCGAAAGATCTCAACCGACTTTACAAGGCGTGCCTAAAAAACGACATGAGCATCGGTTCCAGATATTCTAAAGGGGTAAACGTAGTGAATTGGCCTATGGGGCGTGTTCTGCTCTCTTACTTTGCGTCTAAATATGTACGGTTTATTTTAGGAATTCCGGTTCACGACACTACTGCCGGTTTCGTGTGTTTTTCAAGAAAAGTACTTGAAGAAATCGGTTTAGACGATATTAAGCTGAAAGGTTACGGATTTCAGATCGAGATGAAATTCCGTGCATTTAAAAAAGGTTTCAGAATTGTTGAAGTTCCCATCATTTTCACGAACAGAGAACTGGGCGAAAGTAAAATGAACGGCGGCATTATTCACGAAGCCGTTTTCGGCGTTTTAAACCTGAAATGGAAATCAATCATCGGGAAATTATGA
- a CDS encoding SRPBCC family protein, translated as MESNIVFNKDFDAASVFVMKVYHTDVSVIWDYFTKAELLDQWWAPRPWKCVTHKMDFREGGTWDYAMVGPENEKQFAGATYHEITVHRSFDCTDYFADANGNRETILPTVKWLFGFTGVDEGTKLTINIHFNSEADMKKILEMGFEEGFKMGLSQLDEIINKKD; from the coding sequence ATGGAATCAAATATCGTTTTCAACAAAGATTTTGATGCGGCAAGCGTGTTCGTTATGAAAGTTTATCATACCGACGTTTCAGTCATCTGGGATTATTTTACAAAGGCCGAACTCCTGGATCAGTGGTGGGCACCGCGCCCATGGAAATGCGTAACCCATAAAATGGATTTCCGTGAGGGTGGAACCTGGGACTATGCAATGGTAGGCCCGGAAAACGAAAAACAGTTCGCAGGTGCAACTTATCACGAAATCACAGTCCATAGAAGTTTTGACTGCACTGATTATTTTGCAGATGCCAACGGTAATAGAGAGACAATTTTGCCCACAGTAAAATGGCTTTTCGGATTTACCGGCGTGGATGAAGGAACCAAACTTACCATCAACATTCATTTTAATTCAGAAGCTGATATGAAAAAGATTCTGGAAATGGGATTTGAGGAAGGTTTCAAAATGGGTCTTTCTCAGCTCGATGAAATTATAAATAAAAAGGACTGA
- a CDS encoding biotin--[acetyl-CoA-carboxylase] ligase, with protein sequence MPALIFLKECNSTNDEILNFLDASKEKTQAVYTFNQTHGKGQYGNSWQCNENLNLAFTIALSAEQYATHLHLFNFRTALLMADFLANMTKTYVNVKWPNDIIINNKKVSGILTEKKSVSGTPYFIIGIGLNIIQEDFEQLPKAGSILTQTGLRLNPDEVAHLLFGYLTEHFKKPISNEELFGRINQKLFRKDRVSVFELNGLRQNGIIKTVDENGYLWIDLQNDGLKKFYNKEIELLY encoded by the coding sequence ATGCCTGCCTTAATTTTCTTAAAAGAATGCAACTCCACCAACGATGAAATCCTAAACTTTCTTGATGCTTCAAAAGAAAAAACTCAGGCGGTTTATACTTTCAATCAAACGCACGGAAAAGGCCAGTATGGGAATTCGTGGCAATGCAACGAAAATCTTAATTTAGCTTTCACCATTGCGCTTTCTGCAGAGCAATATGCAACACACCTTCATTTATTCAATTTCCGTACCGCCCTTTTGATGGCTGATTTTCTTGCCAATATGACAAAAACGTACGTTAATGTTAAGTGGCCGAATGACATTATCATCAATAATAAAAAGGTTTCGGGAATTCTTACAGAGAAAAAAAGCGTTTCCGGAACGCCATATTTTATCATCGGAATTGGCCTGAATATCATTCAGGAAGATTTTGAGCAATTGCCGAAAGCCGGGTCAATCCTTACCCAGACTGGCTTACGATTAAATCCAGATGAAGTTGCTCATCTGCTTTTCGGATATTTAACAGAGCATTTTAAAAAGCCAATTTCAAATGAAGAGCTATTCGGCCGTATCAATCAAAAACTATTCAGAAAAGATAGGGTCTCTGTTTTTGAACTTAATGGCTTAAGACAAAATGGCATTATAAAAACAGTAGATGAAAACGGCTATTTGTGGATCGATCTGCAAAATGATGGGTTGAAAAAGTTCTATAATAAAGAAATTGAACTTCTTTACTGA
- the tgt gene encoding tRNA guanosine(34) transglycosylase Tgt: MSLFFEINNTTTGKARAGTITTDHGTIQTPIFMPVGTVASVKTVHQRELRDDIKAQIILGNTYHLNLRPKTDIMQAAGGLHKFMNWELPILTDSGGYQVFSLSKSRKLTEEGVKFKSHIDGSAHFISPEKSMEIQRQIGADIFMAFDECTPYPCEYNLAKDSMEMTHRWLKRCINWTEENPEIYGHRQRLFPIVQGSTYSDLRKASAEFISEQNAEGNAIGGLSVGEPEEEMYRITDEVTDVLPKDKPRYLMGVGTPWNILESIGLGIDMMDCVMPTRNARNAMLFTWKGVMNMKNEKWKDDFSPLDEFGTSYVDSAYSKAYVRHLFVAKEYLSKQIASVHNLAFYLDLVRVAREHIIAGDFYEWKNSVIPILKQRL; encoded by the coding sequence ATGTCCTTATTTTTCGAAATCAACAACACCACTACCGGTAAAGCACGTGCCGGAACAATAACTACAGACCACGGAACCATACAGACCCCGATTTTTATGCCGGTAGGAACAGTGGCTTCCGTAAAAACAGTTCATCAGCGCGAACTGCGCGATGACATAAAAGCCCAGATCATCCTGGGAAACACGTATCACCTTAATTTACGCCCGAAAACGGATATCATGCAGGCCGCCGGTGGTTTACATAAATTCATGAACTGGGAGCTGCCGATTCTTACAGATTCTGGCGGATATCAGGTATTTTCGCTGTCTAAGTCAAGAAAACTTACTGAAGAAGGAGTAAAATTCAAATCACATATCGACGGTAGCGCACACTTTATTTCGCCGGAAAAATCAATGGAAATCCAGCGGCAGATCGGGGCGGATATTTTCATGGCGTTTGATGAATGCACACCTTACCCGTGCGAATACAACTTAGCCAAAGATTCAATGGAGATGACGCACCGCTGGCTGAAAAGATGTATTAACTGGACAGAAGAAAACCCTGAAATCTACGGTCACAGACAAAGACTTTTCCCTATTGTGCAGGGTTCTACCTATTCCGATTTACGAAAAGCTTCCGCAGAATTCATTTCGGAACAGAATGCCGAAGGAAACGCAATTGGTGGACTTTCTGTGGGTGAACCTGAAGAGGAAATGTACCGCATTACTGATGAAGTGACTGATGTTTTGCCAAAAGACAAACCACGCTATCTGATGGGCGTAGGAACACCGTGGAATATTCTGGAATCTATTGGACTCGGAATTGATATGATGGATTGTGTAATGCCGACCCGAAATGCAAGAAACGCCATGCTCTTCACCTGGAAAGGCGTGATGAACATGAAAAACGAAAAATGGAAAGACGATTTTTCACCTTTGGATGAATTTGGAACGAGTTATGTTGATTCCGCTTACTCCAAAGCATATGTGCGTCATTTATTTGTGGCAAAAGAATATCTTTCAAAACAAATTGCGTCGGTTCATAATCTGGCATTTTACTTAGATTTGGTAAGAGTTGCACGTGAACATATCATCGCCGGAGATTTTTACGAATGGAAAAATTCTGTGATTCCGATCTTGAAACAGCGACTTTAA
- a CDS encoding sensor histidine kinase codes for MNNKFIPFISVLMTISMIVFVTLQLYWIKELYSALNQDFSNKVYSALESATLKTQQLEVDKYLNQDYKNFGKNVIDSSNLPTQTYIQQNSDSANRSTITFQKSIVENQNFPISPKGDSLKLTKLYTDEGILKIKKEQNSSEPLTAQLSKDINDNTYALREFAKLSATNLPIEKRVDVATLDSVLSKELRLNGLNTKFGFAVMDKKNNVTKVVNDIYADQKEKSNYTYPLFTDSKERTLYTIALVFPRKDYSLAKNNLPMLLGTFMSLLTILGIYIISINYMMRQKKIADVKTDFINNMSHEFKTPLATISVATDSLANDKIATNPEKVKYYSGLIKQENLRMKKQVENVLNMSKLERNEVQLFLKETDVRSLIKEISESFGLIVAQRNGTLTQEFNTSKYTFKIDEFHISNALVNLLDNANKYSPEAPEIKVRTRNEGNWYVVEISDKGMGMDMDNKTRIFEKFFREETGNIHNVKGQGLGLSYVKKIVELHKGQILVDSQKGKGSTFTIKLPMTHATVKK; via the coding sequence ATGAACAATAAGTTTATTCCTTTTATATCTGTGCTGATGACAATCTCTATGATTGTGTTCGTCACGCTGCAGCTGTATTGGATTAAAGAACTATATTCTGCGCTCAACCAGGATTTTTCAAATAAAGTATATTCGGCTCTGGAATCTGCGACTTTAAAAACGCAGCAACTGGAAGTTGACAAATATCTGAATCAGGACTATAAAAACTTCGGGAAGAATGTGATCGACAGCAGCAATCTGCCAACCCAGACCTATATTCAGCAGAATTCTGATTCTGCAAACCGGTCAACCATCACTTTCCAGAAAAGCATTGTAGAGAACCAAAACTTCCCGATTTCCCCGAAAGGCGATAGTCTAAAGCTCACAAAACTCTACACTGATGAAGGCATTTTGAAGATCAAAAAAGAGCAGAATTCGTCTGAGCCTTTAACAGCCCAGCTTAGCAAGGATATCAACGATAATACGTACGCACTACGTGAATTTGCAAAACTCAGCGCTACGAATCTCCCTATTGAAAAAAGAGTAGATGTCGCCACACTCGATTCGGTTCTTTCCAAGGAATTGAGGTTGAACGGGTTGAATACTAAATTCGGTTTTGCAGTAATGGATAAGAAGAATAACGTTACGAAAGTGGTAAACGATATTTATGCTGATCAGAAAGAAAAGAGTAATTACACTTACCCGCTTTTTACTGATAGCAAAGAACGTACACTTTATACGATCGCTCTGGTCTTCCCAAGAAAAGATTACTCTCTCGCCAAAAATAATTTACCTATGCTTTTGGGTACCTTCATGTCGCTTCTTACGATTTTGGGGATTTATATCATCTCCATTAATTATATGATGAGGCAGAAGAAAATTGCAGATGTAAAGACCGATTTCATCAATAACATGTCGCATGAGTTCAAAACTCCGCTTGCAACAATTTCTGTAGCGACCGATTCCCTTGCTAATGATAAAATCGCGACGAACCCGGAAAAAGTAAAATATTATTCGGGTTTGATTAAGCAGGAAAACCTGAGAATGAAAAAACAGGTGGAAAACGTACTCAATATGTCGAAATTAGAGCGCAATGAAGTTCAGCTTTTCCTGAAAGAAACCGATGTGAGGTCTTTGATTAAAGAAATTTCTGAATCTTTTGGACTTATTGTTGCGCAGAGAAACGGTACGCTGACCCAGGAATTCAATACCAGTAAATATACTTTTAAAATTGATGAATTTCACATTTCCAACGCTTTGGTAAACCTTCTTGACAATGCGAATAAATATTCGCCGGAAGCCCCGGAAATTAAGGTAAGAACAAGAAATGAAGGAAATTGGTATGTGGTGGAGATTTCCGACAAAGGAATGGGAATGGATATGGATAACAAAACGCGGATTTTTGAGAAGTTTTTCCGCGAGGAGACCGGTAACATTCATAATGTTAAAGGTCAGGGACTCGGTTTATCGTATGTGAAGAAAATAGTGGAACTGCATAAAGGCCAAATTTTGGTGGATTCCCAGAAAGGAAAAGGAAGTACGTTTACGATTAAGCTCCCAATGACGCACGCTACCGTTAAAAAATAA
- a CDS encoding DUF4296 domain-containing protein: protein MKKLWLLFFSFLMMACSELIDPPKKLISKDDMSEIIADFALNDQFNNFLPQSDLENATRLVLKNKKVKAKDFTESYKYYIATGDLEDILNNAQKIIVAKDPSAKDYIDKKLKENQNVPAFAR from the coding sequence ATGAAAAAACTGTGGTTACTCTTTTTTTCGTTTTTGATGATGGCCTGTTCCGAACTGATCGATCCGCCAAAGAAACTTATCTCAAAAGATGATATGTCCGAGATTATTGCAGATTTTGCACTGAATGACCAGTTCAATAATTTTCTGCCGCAATCTGATCTCGAAAATGCAACACGGCTTGTTCTGAAGAATAAAAAGGTAAAAGCCAAGGATTTTACCGAGAGTTATAAATATTATATCGCTACAGGAGATTTGGAAGATATTCTGAATAACGCACAAAAAATTATCGTCGCAAAAGATCCTTCGGCAAAAGATTATATTGATAAAAAATTAAAAGAAAACCAGAACGTACCTGCGTTTGCAAGATAA
- a CDS encoding DUF4271 domain-containing protein has translation MTRIVQQNDWVIIIIVCCIFLYIFMLLSLRRDSSVTEFLLEKYADSTNNFLSWIIISLVYTLVSSVFVSQSIPVVPKKVSDIHILGYELNKFGFTFLSISGFYFVKNILTYLFFAGTGAVKKWDIFYFTASKFYFCLSVLVIMGCVVHYFYLFDRFVMFDIYVVLFVIAFLFKLLFYMFHRNNILPEKWYYKFLYICTLQIVPVLVLLKLLFF, from the coding sequence TTGACCAGAATTGTTCAGCAAAATGATTGGGTAATCATCATTATTGTATGCTGCATTTTCCTCTATATCTTCATGCTTCTTTCTTTGAGGAGAGATTCTTCGGTCACGGAGTTTCTGCTTGAAAAATATGCAGATTCCACCAATAACTTCCTGAGTTGGATCATTATCAGTCTTGTTTATACTCTTGTTTCTTCGGTATTTGTTTCCCAGAGTATACCTGTGGTACCAAAAAAAGTATCTGACATTCATATTTTAGGCTATGAACTGAATAAATTTGGATTTACATTTCTGAGTATTTCAGGATTTTACTTTGTGAAAAATATTTTGACCTATCTGTTCTTTGCCGGAACGGGTGCTGTTAAAAAATGGGATATTTTTTATTTTACTGCCTCAAAGTTTTATTTCTGTCTGTCGGTTTTAGTCATCATGGGTTGCGTGGTGCATTATTTTTATCTGTTCGACAGATTTGTGATGTTTGATATTTACGTCGTATTGTTCGTTATTGCCTTCCTATTCAAACTGTTATTCTATATGTTCCACCGGAACAACATCCTGCCCGAGAAATGGTATTATAAATTTTTGTATATTTGCACCCTCCAAATAGTACCTGTTTTGGTACTTTTGAAACTGTTGTTTTTTTAA
- a CDS encoding uroporphyrinogen-III synthase yields MKIKSILVSQPAPNESSPYLEMAKKEKIKIDFRPFIHVEGVDAKELRAQKIDLAQYTGIIFTSKNAVDHYFRLAEEMRFAVPDSMRYICQSEAIANYLQKHIVYRKRKISFGEKTFADLLPLFKKFPSEKYLLPASDVLSPDIVKVLDSAPIEWTRATMYRTVCSDLSDINVDEYDMLVFFSPQGIRSLAKNFDKFEQKETKIAVFGPTTELAAKDAGLRVDVMAPSKETPSMTMAIEKYIRLMNK; encoded by the coding sequence ATGAAAATTAAATCTATACTGGTGTCTCAACCTGCACCCAATGAATCTTCTCCTTATCTAGAGATGGCTAAAAAAGAAAAAATAAAGATCGATTTCAGGCCGTTTATTCATGTTGAAGGTGTTGATGCTAAGGAGCTTAGAGCGCAAAAAATTGATCTTGCTCAATACACAGGAATTATTTTCACAAGCAAAAACGCAGTGGATCATTATTTCCGACTTGCGGAAGAAATGCGTTTCGCAGTGCCGGATTCTATGCGATATATCTGCCAGTCTGAAGCGATTGCCAATTACCTGCAGAAACACATTGTTTACAGAAAAAGAAAAATTTCTTTTGGTGAGAAAACCTTTGCAGATTTGCTTCCGCTTTTCAAGAAATTTCCTTCAGAAAAATATTTGCTGCCTGCTTCCGATGTTTTAAGTCCAGATATTGTTAAAGTTTTGGATTCCGCGCCTATTGAGTGGACCAGAGCAACCATGTACAGAACAGTATGCAGCGACCTGAGCGACATCAATGTTGATGAATATGATATGCTTGTGTTCTTCAGCCCACAGGGAATCAGGTCTTTAGCAAAAAACTTCGATAAGTTCGAACAGAAAGAGACTAAGATTGCCGTTTTTGGACCTACGACAGAACTTGCTGCGAAAGATGCAGGTTTAAGAGTTGATGTGATGGCGCCAAGCAAAGAAACTCCATCAATGACGATGGCGATTGAAAAATATATAAGACTTATGAATAAATAA
- a CDS encoding LptF/LptG family permease: protein MKIIDLYIIKKYLGTFGFMLGLLTIIVLIIDVQAKAPRIESNGFTVGEFLVDFYPYWIINLVITFMSILVFISVIFFTSRIANNTEIVAIISSGASFHRFARPYLITSGFIAVIALLINHFVLPLANIKKNELEPYTYNAKSREEFTGNAEISTQLSKTEYIFIKSYNKKEKRGSGFVYQKLDKNRKLIYQLIANEFYWVKEKKHFILTSYLEKTINSDQTEKLGNGDSMTKSFGHPPEELFPDVLLGQNKTTPELIKFIDREKEKGNANLNSYLNELYQRTSMPLSVIILTFLGLSLSSQKKRGGLGVNLAIGIALAFVFVFSFEVLKVVSENKTLTPLLAMWLPNLVFGPVALYLYFKRANQ, encoded by the coding sequence ATGAAAATCATCGATCTGTATATCATCAAAAAATACCTCGGGACTTTTGGGTTCATGTTGGGGCTTTTGACGATTATTGTACTCATCATCGATGTCCAGGCGAAAGCACCCCGAATTGAATCAAACGGATTTACGGTCGGGGAATTCCTGGTAGATTTTTACCCTTACTGGATTATCAACCTCGTGATTACCTTTATGTCAATTCTGGTATTTATTTCGGTGATTTTCTTCACTTCGCGAATTGCCAACAATACAGAAATTGTAGCAATCATCAGTTCAGGAGCAAGTTTTCACCGTTTTGCGAGGCCTTATTTAATAACATCCGGTTTCATTGCCGTCATTGCACTTTTAATAAACCATTTCGTTCTTCCGCTTGCGAACATCAAGAAAAATGAACTGGAACCCTACACTTATAACGCTAAAAGCAGAGAAGAATTCACTGGAAATGCTGAGATTTCAACCCAACTTTCCAAAACTGAATACATTTTCATTAAAAGCTACAACAAAAAGGAAAAACGTGGCTCAGGTTTCGTTTACCAGAAACTGGATAAAAACAGAAAATTAATTTATCAGTTAATCGCAAATGAATTTTATTGGGTAAAGGAGAAAAAACACTTTATTCTCACGAGTTACCTGGAAAAGACAATCAACAGCGACCAAACAGAAAAATTAGGAAACGGAGATTCCATGACTAAAAGTTTTGGTCATCCCCCTGAAGAACTTTTTCCCGATGTGCTTCTCGGCCAGAACAAAACCACGCCTGAACTCATTAAATTCATTGACCGGGAGAAAGAGAAAGGAAATGCCAATCTCAACAGCTATCTCAATGAACTTTACCAGCGTACTTCGATGCCGCTTTCTGTCATTATTCTGACTTTTCTTGGGCTATCACTATCCTCACAGAAAAAACGTGGCGGCCTTGGTGTAAACCTTGCCATCGGTATTGCCTTGGCATTTGTTTTTGTTTTTTCGTTCGAAGTTTTGAAAGTGGTTTCGGAAAACAAAACCCTAACTCCGCTTCTTGCGATGTGGCTGCCGAACCTGGTATTCGGTCCCGTAGCGCTATACCTCTATTTTAAAAGAGCGAATCAGTAA
- the rsfS gene encoding ribosome silencing factor, with amino-acid sequence MNIITEKQLLTDKIVEAIQDTKGEDIMVFDLSTIENSVAQTFIICTGNSNTQVSAISGNIQKKVRNELQDRPWHVEGTENSLWVLLDYVSVVVHVFQRETREYYDIEELWGDAKITKIEN; translated from the coding sequence ATGAATATAATTACAGAAAAACAGTTGCTTACCGACAAAATCGTAGAAGCAATACAAGATACAAAGGGCGAGGACATTATGGTTTTTGACCTTTCAACCATCGAAAATTCAGTTGCGCAAACTTTTATTATCTGCACCGGAAACTCTAATACGCAGGTTTCTGCAATCTCGGGAAATATTCAGAAGAAGGTAAGAAATGAACTTCAGGACAGGCCTTGGCATGTGGAAGGAACAGAAAATTCGCTTTGGGTTCTGCTTGACTACGTTTCCGTTGTGGTTCACGTTTTCCAGAGAGAAACCAGAGAATACTATGATATCGAAGAGCTTTGGGGCGATGCGAAAATCACCAAAATAGAAAATTAA
- a CDS encoding S9 family peptidase — MNAPKAKKIKKILEIHGDTRVDDYFWMNERENPEVTEYLNLENAYCDLIMKETEAFQQQLFDEMKARYKEDDQSLPYFFNKYWFIVRFEKGKEYPVFSRKFQTLENKEEILLDVNILAEGEKFFEVGSVAVSPDNRLMSFSSDNIGRRIYTISFKNLETGEVFGDQITNTTGKAVWANDNRHVFYTRKDENLRAFQIYRHELGTDCEKDVLVFHEEDETFDVSLFKTKSLEYIFIASSSSVSDEMRFIPANDVSAEWTLVQPRTDDLEYSVEHYGDEFYIITNADGATNFKIVKTKVSNPGIENWVEVIPHRKETLLEGFEIFKDYLVLEERTEGLLHIKIIENHTGNSHYLKFSDPTYTAYISLNLEFDTAKLRFGYTSLTKPSSTLEYDMKEETTMILKEHEVLGGKFFAENYISERVWAPSRDGKNSIPISIVYHKDTKKSAETPLLIYGYGSYGHTVDASFSNVRLSILDRGFIYAIAHIRGGEYLGREWYENGKMLQKKNTFYDFIDAAKYLIAENYTSEKHLYAMGGSAGGLLMGAVINYEPQLFNGIVAQVPFVDVVTTMLDETIPLTTGEFDEWGNPKKKKYYDYMKSYSPYDNVEAKNYPNMLITTGLHDSQVQYWEPAKWTAKLRELKTDDNLLLFKTDMSAGHGGASGRFESLKEDALEYAFILKLENKIDGK, encoded by the coding sequence ATGAACGCCCCCAAAGCAAAAAAAATAAAGAAGATTCTGGAAATTCACGGCGATACAAGAGTCGATGATTATTTTTGGATGAATGAGAGAGAAAATCCTGAGGTTACCGAATATCTTAACCTGGAAAATGCTTACTGTGATCTGATAATGAAGGAGACCGAAGCGTTTCAGCAGCAGCTTTTCGACGAAATGAAAGCACGGTACAAAGAGGACGACCAGAGTTTACCTTATTTTTTCAATAAATACTGGTTTATCGTACGATTCGAAAAGGGGAAAGAGTATCCTGTTTTCAGCCGGAAATTCCAGACACTGGAAAATAAAGAAGAAATTTTACTCGATGTAAATATACTTGCAGAAGGAGAAAAATTTTTTGAAGTAGGCAGCGTTGCTGTTTCACCTGATAACAGACTCATGAGTTTTTCATCAGACAATATCGGAAGACGTATTTACACCATTAGTTTCAAAAATTTGGAAACTGGCGAAGTTTTTGGCGACCAAATCACGAACACTACAGGAAAAGCAGTTTGGGCAAACGACAACAGGCATGTTTTCTATACCAGAAAGGACGAAAATCTGCGCGCGTTCCAAATATACAGACATGAGTTGGGAACTGATTGTGAGAAGGATGTTCTGGTTTTTCATGAAGAAGATGAAACCTTTGATGTCAGTCTTTTTAAAACGAAGTCTCTGGAATATATTTTCATTGCGAGTTCAAGTTCGGTTTCAGATGAAATGCGCTTTATTCCCGCAAATGATGTTTCAGCAGAATGGACTTTAGTTCAGCCGCGAACCGATGATCTGGAATACTCTGTGGAACATTACGGAGATGAGTTTTACATTATCACCAATGCCGATGGCGCTACGAATTTCAAAATCGTAAAAACGAAAGTCTCAAATCCCGGAATTGAGAATTGGGTAGAGGTTATTCCGCACCGCAAGGAAACTTTATTGGAAGGTTTTGAAATCTTTAAAGATTATCTTGTTCTCGAAGAAAGAACCGAGGGGCTTCTGCATATTAAAATCATTGAAAATCACACCGGTAACTCTCATTATTTAAAGTTTTCGGATCCAACGTACACGGCTTATATCAGTCTCAATCTGGAATTTGATACTGCTAAACTGCGTTTTGGTTACACTTCATTAACTAAACCGAGTTCTACCTTAGAATACGACATGAAGGAAGAAACCACCATGATCCTGAAAGAGCATGAAGTTCTCGGTGGGAAATTCTTTGCTGAGAATTATATTTCGGAAAGAGTTTGGGCGCCTTCAAGAGATGGGAAAAACAGTATTCCGATTTCCATCGTATATCATAAAGACACTAAAAAATCTGCGGAAACTCCGTTATTGATTTATGGATACGGAAGTTACGGTCATACAGTTGATGCAAGTTTTTCAAACGTCAGACTTTCGATTTTAGACCGCGGCTTTATTTATGCGATTGCCCATATCCGCGGTGGCGAATATCTTGGCCGTGAGTGGTACGAAAACGGAAAAATGCTTCAGAAAAAGAATACTTTTTACGATTTCATCGACGCTGCGAAATATTTGATTGCTGAAAACTACACTTCCGAAAAACATCTGTATGCCATGGGAGGGAGCGCCGGCGGACTTTTGATGGGAGCGGTAATCAATTACGAACCCCAGCTCTTTAATGGAATTGTAGCGCAGGTGCCTTTTGTAGATGTGGTTACCACGATGTTAGACGAGACGATTCCGTTGACTACAGGTGAGTTTGATGAATGGGGAAATCCTAAAAAGAAAAAATATTACGATTATATGAAGTCGTATTCTCCGTATGATAATGTTGAGGCTAAAAATTACCCGAATATGCTGATCACAACTGGATTACATGATTCTCAGGTTCAGTATTGGGAACCGGCAAAATGGACTGCGAAACTTCGCGAACTTAAAACGGATGATAATCTGCTGCTTTTCAAAACAGATATGAGTGCTGGGCATGGCGGCGCTTCCGGACGGTTTGAATCTTTGAAGGAAGACGCTTTGGAGTATGCCTTTATCTTAAAATTAGAAAATAAAATTGATGGAAAATAA